A genomic segment from Eisenibacter elegans DSM 3317 encodes:
- a CDS encoding c-type cytochrome encodes MKYFSFCIWIFLGLWACSNTSTQNAAQNTTNTPVAALDANDPIVKGKKLFKLNCGMCHALEGVIIGPALKGITQKHSLEWLVSFTQNSQAMIKAGDPKAVAIYEEYNKVVMTSFSHLPEEDIKAIFAYIASEGE; translated from the coding sequence ATGAAATATTTTAGTTTTTGTATTTGGATATTTTTGGGGCTATGGGCTTGCTCCAATACCAGCACCCAAAATGCCGCTCAAAACACAACCAACACCCCTGTAGCGGCTTTAGATGCCAATGATCCGATTGTGAAGGGTAAAAAACTGTTTAAGCTCAACTGCGGGATGTGCCATGCCCTCGAAGGGGTCATCATTGGGCCGGCGCTCAAGGGCATTACCCAAAAACACTCGCTGGAGTGGTTGGTATCATTCACCCAAAACTCTCAGGCAATGATCAAAGCCGGAGACCCCAAGGCGGTGGCTATTTATGAAGAATACAACAAGGTGGTGATGACTTCCTTTTCGCATCTGCCCGAAGAAGACATCAAGGCCATTTTTGCCTACATTGCCTCAGAAGGAGAATGA